In a genomic window of Sporosarcina trichiuri:
- a CDS encoding sulfite exporter TauE/SafE family protein, which translates to MEEWLLLLLVVLLASLLQAVTGFGFSILGTPVLLILFPAHMAIQVNIILSICLSALMIKSIHKEMDKTLFVRLLKGSTVGLLVGIFIYLYADIWILKLATGTATLFLTALLLLKWTTSRSAGKDALAGSISGILTTSIGVPGPPLLLYFAGTQMDKSVLRSTTLAFYLVVYTVSLVMQILFGGTQKETWIASAAALPALLGGIVLGQLLFKYLNVAMFQVITYILLAATGISLIFTSL; encoded by the coding sequence ATGGAAGAATGGCTGCTGTTACTGCTGGTTGTCCTGCTTGCGTCCCTGCTGCAGGCTGTGACCGGATTTGGATTTTCAATACTGGGTACTCCTGTGCTGCTGATCTTATTTCCCGCTCATATGGCCATCCAGGTGAATATCATACTGTCCATCTGCCTGTCTGCCCTGATGATCAAAAGCATCCATAAGGAAATGGATAAGACACTCTTCGTCCGGCTTCTAAAAGGAAGCACGGTGGGATTGCTAGTTGGGATCTTCATCTACCTGTATGCAGACATCTGGATCCTTAAGCTGGCAACGGGGACGGCCACCCTCTTCCTGACCGCTTTGCTGCTGCTGAAATGGACGACTTCCCGCAGCGCAGGAAAGGATGCTCTCGCCGGCAGCATCTCAGGGATCCTGACGACCAGTATCGGGGTGCCGGGCCCTCCGCTGCTCTTGTATTTTGCGGGTACCCAGATGGACAAGAGTGTTCTGCGCAGCACAACACTTGCCTTCTATCTTGTTGTCTATACGGTGAGTCTGGTCATGCAGATTCTCTTTGGCGGAACACAAAAGGAAACATGGATCGCCTCGGCAGCTGCACTGCCGGCACTGCTCGGCGGAATTGTCCTGGGGCAGCTCCTGTTCAAGTATCTCAATGTCGCGATGTTCCAGGTCATCACGTATATCCTATTAGCGGCGACCGGGATTTCATTGATCTTTACAAGTCTGTGA
- a CDS encoding S66 family peptidase, which translates to MLQKPNKLQKGDRVATVSPSWGGAGEPEIRWRYEQGVTRLEEVFGLEVVPMPNSLKGASYLYEHPEARAEDLMTAFRDDTIKGIFANIGGEDSIRLLPYIDFQVIRDNPKIFMGYSDVTISHLFCHRAGLSSFYGPAVLTDFAENIEMDPYTVEMVNQTLFLDQPIGPIEPAAQWTSERLEWVEENKFTRRRMQDNHGYELLQGTGTVQGRLIGGCMEVLETVKGTELWPDQDYWKDSILFFETSEEKPKPDLIRYWLRNYAAQGILQQANGILFGKPQDEQFYDEYKEEIRTVMKEYGLEDLPILYNLNFGHTEPKCILPYGALAEIGCNEKSFTILEGAVK; encoded by the coding sequence ATGCTGCAAAAACCGAATAAATTACAAAAAGGGGACCGTGTTGCCACGGTCAGCCCCTCGTGGGGAGGTGCCGGCGAGCCGGAGATCCGCTGGCGGTACGAGCAGGGAGTGACACGGCTGGAGGAGGTATTCGGCCTGGAAGTCGTGCCCATGCCGAACAGTCTGAAAGGTGCAAGCTATCTTTATGAGCATCCGGAAGCACGTGCCGAAGATCTGATGACGGCGTTCCGTGACGATACCATCAAGGGGATCTTCGCGAATATCGGCGGGGAGGACAGCATCCGCCTGCTCCCGTACATCGACTTTCAAGTGATTCGTGATAACCCGAAAATCTTCATGGGCTACTCGGATGTCACGATCTCCCACTTGTTCTGTCACAGAGCCGGCCTGTCGTCATTTTACGGTCCGGCCGTCCTGACCGACTTTGCCGAAAATATTGAGATGGATCCGTACACGGTCGAAATGGTGAACCAGACGCTGTTCTTGGATCAGCCGATTGGTCCGATTGAACCGGCCGCACAGTGGACGAGCGAGCGGCTGGAGTGGGTGGAAGAGAATAAGTTCACACGTCGCCGCATGCAGGACAACCACGGGTACGAGCTCTTGCAGGGTACCGGGACGGTGCAGGGTCGCCTGATCGGCGGCTGCATGGAAGTGTTGGAGACCGTCAAAGGGACCGAGCTGTGGCCGGATCAGGACTACTGGAAAGACAGTATCCTGTTCTTCGAGACATCCGAAGAGAAGCCGAAGCCGGACCTCATCCGCTACTGGCTGCGGAACTATGCCGCCCAGGGAATCCTGCAACAGGCAAACGGCATCCTCTTCGGTAAACCGCAGGACGAACAATTTTATGATGAATACAAAGAAGAGATCCGGACGGTCATGAAAGAGTATGGCCTGGAAGACCTGCCGATTCTGTATAACTTGAATTTCGGACATACCGAGCCGAAATGCATCCTGCCGTATGGGGCGCTGGCGGAAATTGGCTGCAACGAGAAGAGTTTCACAATCCTTGAAGGCGCTGTGAAATAG
- a CDS encoding class I SAM-dependent methyltransferase, whose product MYVIPIVYDQVNRWARDDEFFMKLLKKVSPEKIADLGCGTGRLTTHFSEAGYQITAIDPNEEAIECAKGKAYRNDVMWIVGDSSNLEEDAYDTVIMTANVAQVFLTDESWQQVLSDVYRALKPGGHLIFDTRNPAAKAWEQWEKDDTPDHAIDDQNGEPLLIWTDYEGFKGNVYSFYETVVNARTDAVLVREKMQLRFRSYDVIAESLQAAGFASFQAYHDWSFEEANPYTKSFIFHAVK is encoded by the coding sequence ATGTACGTGATTCCCATTGTATATGACCAAGTGAACAGATGGGCAAGGGATGATGAATTCTTTATGAAATTGCTCAAGAAAGTAAGTCCCGAAAAAATTGCGGATCTCGGGTGCGGAACCGGACGGCTGACGACACATTTTTCGGAAGCAGGCTACCAAATCACTGCAATCGACCCTAACGAAGAGGCCATTGAATGCGCGAAGGGGAAGGCGTATCGAAATGACGTCATGTGGATTGTCGGAGACAGCAGCAATCTGGAGGAGGATGCATACGACACGGTCATCATGACGGCAAATGTCGCGCAAGTGTTCTTAACGGACGAGAGCTGGCAGCAAGTTCTGTCCGATGTCTATCGTGCATTGAAACCTGGCGGCCATTTGATTTTCGATACACGGAATCCAGCAGCCAAAGCATGGGAGCAGTGGGAGAAAGACGACACTCCCGACCATGCCATAGATGACCAGAACGGGGAGCCTCTTTTGATCTGGACAGACTATGAAGGATTCAAGGGGAATGTCTATTCGTTTTATGAAACAGTCGTCAATGCGCGGACAGACGCCGTGCTGGTGCGTGAAAAAATGCAGCTCCGTTTTCGCAGCTATGATGTGATTGCAGAGAGTCTGCAGGCTGCCGGTTTCGCATCCTTCCAGGCATACCATGACTGGTCATTTGAAGAGGCAAATCCGTACACTAAATCATTCATCTTCCATGCGGTCAAATAA
- a CDS encoding NUDIX hydrolase, producing MKEGVIRPIAICIFRQQDTILVAEGYDAVKGDHFYRPIGGGIEFGETSEETLAREIREELNAAITDLTYLGTVENVFTFNGKTGHEIVRVYDGVFVDKFFNTAETFEGIEDNGASFVVRRLPIHKFQSGELRIVPDGLLDLLTEEDE from the coding sequence ATGAAAGAAGGCGTCATCCGCCCGATTGCTATCTGTATATTCCGCCAGCAGGACACCATCCTGGTTGCGGAAGGTTATGATGCTGTCAAGGGCGATCACTTTTACCGGCCGATCGGCGGCGGTATCGAGTTCGGCGAGACCAGTGAAGAGACCCTTGCCCGGGAGATAAGAGAAGAGCTGAATGCGGCTATCACGGATCTCACCTACTTGGGTACCGTTGAGAATGTCTTTACCTTCAACGGGAAGACAGGACACGAGATTGTGCGTGTCTATGACGGTGTGTTCGTCGACAAATTCTTCAATACTGCGGAAACCTTTGAAGGAATTGAAGACAACGGGGCCTCTTTCGTCGTCCGGCGTCTCCCCATCCATAAATTTCAGTCAGGGGAACTTCGGATCGTTCCCGACGGGTTGCTGGACTTGCTGACGGAAGAGGATGAATGA
- a CDS encoding dienelactone hydrolase family protein, translated as MADVLLFHHVLGRTEGILHLAEQLQQAGHAVHTPDLFEGRTFETIDEGFAYVKETGYDTLTERAGQAADGLPEAVVYAGYSLGVMAAQQLAQTKSNARGALFIASCAPAEEFGSPWPAELPVQVHGTKGDHFFADEEDLEAAQKITEASDSGELFLYPGDQHFFADNSQPGYDADATAQMVERMLSFLKRIDE; from the coding sequence ATGGCAGACGTTTTACTTTTTCATCATGTATTGGGGCGCACCGAAGGAATTCTTCACTTGGCCGAGCAGCTGCAGCAAGCAGGACACGCGGTACACACGCCGGATCTATTCGAAGGTCGTACGTTTGAAACAATTGACGAAGGGTTCGCTTATGTGAAAGAAACCGGATACGACACGCTGACGGAGCGCGCTGGACAGGCAGCGGATGGTCTGCCAGAGGCTGTTGTCTACGCCGGCTACTCCCTCGGGGTGATGGCCGCCCAGCAGCTCGCCCAAACGAAATCAAATGCGAGAGGTGCCTTGTTCATCGCTTCTTGCGCACCTGCCGAGGAGTTTGGCAGTCCGTGGCCAGCCGAGCTCCCCGTGCAGGTCCACGGGACGAAGGGAGATCATTTCTTCGCAGACGAAGAAGATCTTGAAGCAGCCCAGAAGATCACGGAGGCTTCGGACAGCGGTGAACTGTTCCTCTATCCGGGAGACCAGCACTTTTTCGCAGACAACAGCCAGCCTGGATATGATGCTGATGCGACAGCGCAGATGGTTGAACGGATGCTTTCATTTTTAAAGCGAATTGATGAGTGA
- a CDS encoding aminoglycoside 6-adenylyltransferase yields the protein MGYSESERQQFLERITEEITLLTNVEGVVQIGSGVDGFSDLYSDIDLMVGVSNSADPGQAKTDIKDIFEELRPLYIKEKQFSADIHLLIVFLDNGLEFNVSVAPLRLLPVKSPLWKILVDKTGAVAERMNQENKRFEQEAVQYETGIDLPFEFAYCAHSAKKALNRNNPIYALQMLETMRTYLLYIQAMNEQKKVHQFKAYNTLDPEFVSNFLSIYPTDTSVGTLKAARNHLILLFKEVVQKSPLYNLDGGLVELLEL from the coding sequence ATGGGATACAGCGAGAGTGAAAGACAGCAGTTTTTGGAGCGTATCACTGAAGAAATTACGCTTCTGACTAATGTTGAAGGAGTTGTCCAGATCGGCTCAGGTGTGGATGGATTCAGTGACCTCTACTCGGATATCGATCTGATGGTGGGAGTATCAAATTCCGCAGACCCCGGGCAAGCGAAAACAGATATAAAAGATATATTCGAAGAGTTGCGGCCGTTATATATAAAAGAGAAGCAATTCAGTGCAGACATCCATCTCCTGATCGTCTTTCTTGATAACGGGCTCGAATTCAATGTTTCTGTCGCTCCGCTACGACTCCTTCCCGTCAAGTCACCACTTTGGAAGATCCTAGTAGATAAAACAGGGGCTGTCGCTGAAAGAATGAATCAGGAGAATAAACGTTTTGAGCAGGAGGCCGTGCAGTACGAAACAGGTATCGATCTCCCGTTTGAATTTGCCTATTGTGCCCATAGCGCGAAGAAGGCGCTGAACAGGAACAATCCTATTTACGCGTTACAAATGCTCGAAACGATGCGGACCTACCTGCTGTACATCCAAGCGATGAATGAACAGAAAAAAGTTCACCAGTTCAAAGCGTATAATACGCTGGATCCCGAGTTTGTTTCTAATTTCCTGAGCATCTATCCAACCGATACGAGTGTTGGAACGTTAAAAGCTGCAAGAAACCATCTCATTCTGCTCTTTAAAGAAGTGGTCCAAAAAAGTCCTCTCTATAATTTGGATGGTGGCTTGGTCGAACTATTGGAGTTGTAA
- a CDS encoding short-chain dehydrogenase, whose protein sequence is MKHALVVGGTGMLAGVSRQLAADGYHVSVLARNAAPMDALLDSLEESEQVTPLLADYRDSSGLRDKTIETIQRNGPIDMAVAWIHSDAAEALPLLIRTISKTPGPWKLFQVISSGTDAEALRRDLDVPADCRYSQIQLGSIRENGVSRWLTHQEISQGVLKAIAHKAELTTIGQLGPREDRP, encoded by the coding sequence TTGAAACACGCACTTGTTGTCGGGGGGACCGGCATGCTGGCGGGCGTCTCACGACAGCTGGCGGCTGACGGCTATCATGTTTCGGTATTGGCCAGAAACGCCGCTCCAATGGATGCCTTGTTGGATAGTTTGGAGGAGTCCGAACAAGTCACCCCACTCTTAGCAGATTATCGTGACAGTTCGGGGCTGCGAGATAAAACAATAGAGACAATCCAGAGGAATGGTCCTATCGATATGGCTGTTGCCTGGATCCATTCAGATGCCGCTGAAGCACTGCCCTTACTGATCCGCACTATTTCTAAGACTCCCGGGCCATGGAAACTCTTTCAAGTTATCAGCAGCGGGACAGATGCCGAAGCGCTCAGACGGGATTTGGATGTGCCCGCTGATTGTCGCTACTCGCAAATACAGCTTGGTTCTATTCGAGAGAACGGTGTCTCAAGATGGCTGACCCATCAAGAGATTTCTCAGGGCGTCCTGAAGGCAATTGCGCATAAAGCAGAATTGACCACCATTGGACAACTTGGACCTCGGGAAGACAGACCGTAA
- a CDS encoding NAD(P)H-dependent flavin oxidoreductase: MKTRVTEILKIRYPIIQGGLAYLAYAELAAAVSNAGGLGQITAATLRTPDRLREEIRKVRTLTDQPFAVNFAIARHDGNYEELLEVAIEEKVPAISITGGNPKPVFERLQSEPIKTLVLVSGVRQAVKAEQLGADIVMAVGQEGGGHIGREDIGTIVLTPRVVDAVSIPVLASGGIGDGRGLLAALALGAEGIEMGTRFIATKECVHAHEAYKEAIVQGAETDTVIIKRSLGAPGRVLKTPFSEQILSHEEEGAGYEDLKDSISGEANRNYIYDGDDSAGFGWGGQVIGLIDDVPAVQELFDGMNRTAEEGLARLKGIAEI, from the coding sequence TTGAAAACACGAGTGACTGAAATTTTAAAAATCCGCTATCCCATCATCCAGGGGGGCCTGGCGTATCTGGCCTACGCGGAATTGGCGGCGGCCGTGTCGAACGCGGGGGGCCTTGGGCAGATCACAGCGGCTACACTGCGGACGCCGGACCGGCTGCGTGAAGAGATCCGGAAAGTGCGGACGCTGACGGATCAGCCGTTCGCCGTCAACTTTGCCATCGCCCGGCATGACGGCAACTATGAAGAACTGCTCGAAGTGGCCATCGAAGAAAAAGTGCCTGCCATTTCGATCACCGGCGGCAACCCGAAGCCTGTGTTCGAGCGGCTGCAGAGCGAACCGATCAAAACCCTCGTGCTCGTGTCCGGTGTCCGGCAGGCCGTAAAAGCCGAACAGCTCGGCGCCGATATCGTGATGGCGGTCGGCCAGGAAGGCGGCGGCCATATCGGCAGGGAGGACATCGGTACCATCGTACTGACACCACGTGTTGTCGATGCGGTGTCCATCCCGGTTCTAGCGAGTGGCGGAATCGGCGACGGACGCGGACTGCTCGCAGCACTGGCCCTCGGTGCGGAAGGCATCGAAATGGGCACACGGTTCATTGCGACGAAAGAATGTGTCCATGCGCACGAAGCCTACAAGGAGGCGATCGTACAGGGTGCCGAGACGGATACCGTCATCATCAAACGGAGCCTTGGCGCGCCGGGCCGCGTACTGAAAACTCCCTTTTCGGAACAGATCCTCTCGCATGAAGAGGAAGGCGCCGGTTACGAGGACCTGAAAGATTCGATCAGCGGGGAAGCGAACCGGAACTATATCTACGACGGAGATGACTCCGCAGGATTCGGCTGGGGCGGCCAGGTAATCGGACTGATCGACGATGTACCGGCTGTGCAGGAGCTGTTCGACGGGATGAACAGGACCGCGGAGGAGGGACTGGCGCGGCTGAAAGGAATTGCAGAGATTTGA
- a CDS encoding GNAT family N-acetyltransferase, with amino-acid sequence MKVIIRELRTNETPPMDLLLLADPSRQIIEDYVSRGSCFIAERDQQPVGVYVLLPTRPETVELVNVAVAEDLHGRGIGKQLVLDAIREAAERGFKTIDVGTGNSSIAQLALYQKCEFRITGVDLDFFLRHYPENIMENGIHSRDMIRLSQDL; translated from the coding sequence ATGAAAGTCATTATCAGAGAACTAAGAACTAATGAAACACCGCCAATGGATCTCCTCCTGCTCGCCGATCCGTCCCGCCAGATCATCGAAGACTATGTCAGCCGGGGTTCTTGTTTCATCGCTGAACGGGATCAGCAGCCGGTCGGTGTCTATGTCCTGCTGCCGACCCGTCCGGAGACCGTGGAACTCGTGAATGTGGCGGTAGCGGAAGACTTGCATGGCAGGGGGATCGGCAAGCAGCTGGTGCTCGATGCGATCAGGGAAGCGGCAGAGAGAGGTTTCAAGACGATTGACGTCGGTACCGGCAATTCGAGCATCGCGCAGCTCGCACTCTATCAGAAATGCGAATTCCGTATCACGGGTGTCGATCTGGATTTTTTTCTCCGGCATTATCCGGAGAATATCATGGAGAACGGGATCCACAGCCGGGACATGATCCGGCTGTCACAGGATCTGTGA
- a CDS encoding HAD family hydrolase, producing MYKAVIFDVDGTLIDTEQSILQSLQHVLKEEGLSYEQEDLRFALGIPGKETLARLGIEDSERVQADWSDAVLAYADDVTLFAGAQEVIEQLAESPLRLGIVTSKTRREVTDEFDPFGLSHHFDAIVSASDTQLHKPCPDPLLLCLDKLGVTHDEAIYIGDSIYDMQCAQSARVQFALALWGAQDAGQFETADFILRQPEDVLSLL from the coding sequence ATGTACAAAGCAGTGATATTCGACGTAGACGGCACATTGATCGATACGGAGCAGTCCATCTTACAATCCCTCCAGCACGTATTGAAAGAGGAAGGATTGTCCTATGAGCAGGAAGACTTGCGGTTTGCGCTCGGTATTCCGGGCAAAGAAACGCTGGCTCGGCTCGGCATCGAGGACAGTGAGCGCGTGCAGGCGGACTGGTCGGATGCCGTATTGGCGTACGCGGATGATGTCACCTTGTTTGCAGGGGCACAGGAAGTGATCGAGCAGTTGGCGGAAAGTCCGCTGCGTTTAGGGATTGTCACCTCCAAAACGCGCCGGGAAGTGACGGATGAATTCGATCCGTTCGGGCTGAGCCATCATTTCGATGCAATTGTCTCGGCAAGCGATACACAATTGCACAAACCATGCCCGGATCCGCTCCTGCTCTGTCTTGACAAACTCGGAGTCACCCATGACGAAGCGATCTATATCGGTGACTCCATCTACGACATGCAGTGCGCCCAGAGCGCACGTGTCCAGTTTGCACTCGCCTTGTGGGGAGCGCAGGACGCCGGGCAATTTGAGACTGCGGATTTCATCCTTCGGCAGCCGGAAGATGTCCTGTCACTTCTCTGA
- a CDS encoding ABC transporter ATP-binding protein yields MILSVRDVTKSYGKDPVLKGVSFELAEAQITALVGPNGSGKSTLLNIIANLLPADTGTVTVLGSSNKDTKMFRHVSFMQDNIVLYDYLTGYDHLQFICEVQGLSEDQLLAAAERIGITSYLRKKVKNYSLGMKQHLLLAMAIVNQPKLLILDEPLNGLDPTSAIRVRELLLSLRAEGTTILLSSHNLAEIDRVTSAILFLKNGELIQEDLAAFEQIRYQITALPLEKALQTLETAGIPFEQADGNLRFLEKACTLDRVLQELTQQGVTIQDIDKNISGSEERYRMIFGGGAKADAPAEV; encoded by the coding sequence ATGATTTTATCTGTCCGGGATGTCACCAAATCGTACGGCAAAGACCCCGTGCTGAAAGGCGTCTCGTTTGAATTGGCGGAAGCGCAGATCACGGCGCTTGTCGGACCGAATGGTTCCGGGAAATCGACCTTGCTCAACATCATTGCGAATCTGCTGCCGGCAGACACGGGCACCGTCACCGTTCTCGGCAGCAGCAACAAAGATACGAAAATGTTCCGCCATGTGTCCTTCATGCAGGACAATATCGTGCTGTATGACTATTTGACCGGTTATGACCATCTGCAGTTCATCTGCGAGGTGCAGGGGCTTTCTGAGGACCAATTGCTGGCCGCAGCAGAACGCATCGGCATCACGAGCTACCTGCGGAAGAAAGTGAAAAACTATTCCCTTGGCATGAAACAGCATCTGCTGCTCGCCATGGCGATCGTCAATCAGCCGAAGTTGCTCATTCTGGATGAACCGCTCAACGGCCTCGATCCGACCAGTGCCATCCGGGTGCGGGAGCTGCTGCTGTCCCTGCGGGCGGAAGGGACCACGATCCTGCTGTCGTCCCACAATCTGGCGGAGATCGACAGGGTGACGTCTGCGATCCTGTTCCTGAAAAACGGGGAACTCATCCAGGAAGATCTGGCGGCGTTCGAACAGATCCGCTATCAGATCACGGCGCTCCCGCTTGAAAAAGCACTTCAGACACTTGAGACCGCCGGAATCCCGTTTGAGCAGGCGGATGGAAATCTGCGCTTCCTGGAGAAGGCGTGTACGCTGGACCGGGTGCTGCAGGAACTGACACAGCAGGGGGTCACCATCCAGGACATCGATAAGAACATCTCCGGTTCCGAAGAGCGTTACCGGATGATCTTCGGGGGAGGGGCAAAAGCCGATGCGCCTGCTGAAGTTTGA
- a CDS encoding ABC transporter permease, whose translation MIEKAQEEAELADQSAIAFGKGDWGPVYTHRLYVERWFEEYKESQGSMEGALTYFGYEAVIARTEWMQQHDVRPVFLGGYIPNIHNRWKPEDRNEQVLFEKGNREVDHSGLFVLYSVFRDYLFVIPLVLLLYLTGAGLATERGKRPTLRLLSTLPFTRRSLFLGKVVNASVVSVLSAAGVFLFTMVIGAVFNRFGDWMYPVLQYHTKQEVQSFDFTGLRAFEGGYGFIPLGDYLLQALLLYVCITLFLVALTNSLGLVIRQPFAVYLLTALLAVGGSLLSGQWKALALYSPFLYLDLPKILNGETATLLNNPSVSVYTGSAILLIWAGLMVIVLYAVLSLKGRTAGQKQTSYNGS comes from the coding sequence ATGATCGAGAAAGCACAGGAAGAGGCCGAACTCGCTGATCAGTCTGCCATCGCTTTTGGGAAAGGCGATTGGGGACCTGTGTATACGCACCGCCTGTATGTTGAGCGCTGGTTCGAGGAGTATAAAGAGTCGCAAGGATCCATGGAAGGGGCGCTGACGTATTTCGGCTATGAAGCCGTCATCGCACGGACGGAATGGATGCAGCAGCATGACGTCCGCCCGGTGTTCTTAGGCGGCTACATCCCGAATATCCATAACCGCTGGAAACCTGAAGACCGCAATGAACAAGTGTTGTTTGAAAAGGGGAACCGGGAAGTCGACCACAGCGGACTGTTCGTGCTGTATAGCGTCTTCCGCGACTATCTGTTCGTCATTCCGCTGGTGCTTCTTCTTTACCTGACAGGAGCGGGTCTCGCGACGGAACGCGGCAAGCGGCCGACGCTGCGGCTGCTGTCGACACTGCCTTTCACACGCCGCTCCCTGTTCCTCGGGAAAGTGGTGAATGCGTCGGTGGTTTCCGTCCTCAGCGCTGCGGGCGTGTTCCTCTTCACCATGGTGATCGGCGCGGTCTTCAACCGGTTCGGGGACTGGATGTATCCGGTGCTGCAGTATCACACCAAACAGGAAGTGCAGTCATTCGACTTCACGGGGCTGCGCGCATTCGAAGGCGGGTATGGGTTCATCCCGCTTGGGGATTATCTGCTGCAGGCGCTGCTGCTCTATGTGTGCATCACCCTGTTCCTGGTGGCACTGACGAACAGTCTCGGCCTGGTTATCCGGCAGCCGTTCGCGGTCTATTTACTCACGGCCTTGTTGGCAGTCGGAGGCAGCCTGCTGAGCGGGCAATGGAAGGCGCTTGCCCTGTACTCGCCTTTCCTGTATCTGGATCTGCCGAAAATCCTGAATGGAGAGACGGCGACGCTGCTGAACAATCCGTCCGTCAGTGTCTACACGGGAAGTGCCATCCTGCTCATATGGGCCGGCCTGATGGTTATTGTCCTATATGCCGTGCTATCCCTGAAAGGTCGGACGGCCGGCCAGAAACAGACTTCTTACAATGGATCATGA
- a CDS encoding GNAT family N-acetyltransferase has protein sequence MEWIVYEKPEEFAKKAVPFLQQHEDSLSLMQGVLHAIQGGTYEEFFLAAVEEDGRPLALLLMTPPHPLNVVLIEESRAGTVLDTIVQGLTAHDVRPTGIIGRKHHVKPLAGKWAAVTGQSIREAMDQGIYRLDEVVSGLSASPGQFRYAEEADSPLIEDWFAAFEKDCGLPPSSADTIREKTARFIGKREVFLWEDGGRIVSVMKKARPTVHGVTVSFVYTPEEERRKGYGRTMVTAGSAELLKDYDFCILYTDMANPTSNKIYQEIGYRFIADSVHLVFE, from the coding sequence ATGGAATGGATCGTATATGAGAAGCCGGAAGAATTCGCAAAGAAAGCGGTACCCTTCCTGCAGCAGCACGAGGACAGTCTCAGCCTAATGCAGGGGGTTCTCCACGCGATTCAGGGAGGCACCTATGAAGAGTTCTTTCTGGCAGCGGTGGAAGAAGACGGCCGGCCGCTCGCCTTGCTTCTGATGACGCCGCCGCATCCGCTCAATGTCGTGCTGATCGAGGAGTCGCGCGCAGGGACGGTGCTGGATACAATTGTCCAAGGTTTGACGGCGCATGATGTCCGGCCGACAGGAATTATCGGCCGGAAACACCATGTCAAGCCGCTTGCCGGAAAATGGGCCGCCGTAACAGGGCAATCCATCCGGGAGGCGATGGACCAGGGGATCTATCGGCTGGATGAAGTCGTCTCCGGTCTATCCGCAAGCCCCGGCCAGTTCCGGTATGCAGAGGAAGCGGACAGCCCGCTGATCGAAGACTGGTTCGCTGCGTTCGAAAAAGACTGCGGACTGCCACCGTCTTCCGCGGACACCATCCGTGAAAAAACCGCCCGATTCATAGGGAAACGAGAAGTGTTCCTATGGGAAGACGGCGGCCGCATCGTCTCGGTCATGAAAAAGGCGCGTCCGACCGTGCACGGTGTGACCGTATCATTCGTCTACACGCCGGAAGAAGAACGCCGGAAAGGCTACGGCCGCACCATGGTCACCGCCGGTTCCGCGGAACTGCTGAAAGACTACGACTTCTGCATCCTGTACACGGACATGGCGAATCCCACGTCGAACAAGATCTACCAGGAGATCGGCTACCGGTTTATAGCGGATTCCGTACATTTGGTGTTTGAGTGA